In Actinoplanes octamycinicus, the genomic window CTGGACACCGGGCACCGCGGCAACGGCGGCCACCTTGTCGGCGGGCAGCGTGACCCGCTCGCTGTAGCGGACCTCGGAGGTCTCGTCCAGCCAGAACGACTGCTCCGCGCCGAGCACCACGGCCGCGCCCGCATAGCGCTGCGGGGGCACGCCGGCGACCAGCCCGGACTGCAGGAGGATCCCGCAGGCGGTGAGCACCGCCGAACCCGCGGCGATCGCCACGAAGGAGCCGGCGAAGCCACCGGCCCGCCCTCGGATCGTGCTCCAGGCCAGCGCCAGATCCCGGCGGCGGATCACTACTCCCCCAGGTGCGTGAGACGGGCCGCGACCTGGTCCGGGGTCGGCCGGCTCAGGTCGCCGGCCAGCCGGCCGTCGGCCAGGAACACCACCGAGTCCGCGTACGACGCGGCGACCGGATCGTGGGTCACCATCAGAACCGTCTGTCCCAGCTCGTCGACGACGTGCCGCAGCAACTCCAGCACCTGTCTGCTGGACCGGGTGTCGAGCGCGCCGGTCGGCTCGTCGGCGACCACCAGCTCCGGCCGGGTGATCAGCGCCCGGGCGATCGCGACTCGCTGCTGCTGGCCGCCGGAGAGCTCGCTGGGCCGCCGTCGACCGTGCTCGGCGAGGCCGACCGCGGCGAGCACCTCGCGTACCGAAACTGGATCGGTCCGGTGATCGGCGAGCCGGACCGGCAGCGTCACGTTCTCCTCGACGGTCAGCGACGGAAGCAGGTTGTACGCCTGGAAGACGAACCCGATCCGGTCGCGCCGCAGCTCGGTCAGCTCGCTCTCGGACCGCCCGGACAACTCGGTGTCGCCCAGCGTCACCCGGCCCGAGGTCGGCCGGTCGAGCCCGGCCGCGCAGTGGAGAAAGGTGCTCTTGCCCGACCCGGACGGGCCCATCACGGCGGTGAAGCTGCCGCGCCGGAAGCCGGCCGTCACCGCGTCGAGGGCGCGCACCGTGGTCCGCCCGGTCCGGTACTCCTTCGACACCGACTCCAGACGCACCACACAGGACTGGTCTGCCATCACGCTCATGCCGTCCGACGCTAGGGCCGGCGGCCATCCGGACCGATACCCCGTGCTACCGGATCCGAGCTACAGCTGGCTGTAGTGCCATCGGCGGCGGCCATCGGGCAAACTCGACGCCGTGCCCGAAACGCGACTGACCGCCCGGAGCAGCGGCGCCTACCTGCTGGCCGCGCTGCTCGCCGGAGTCGTCTCGCTGGCCGCGCTGCCGGTGCTGTGCGTTCCGCCGGTGGCCCGGGGCTGGGCGAGGTGGCACGGTCGCCGCGCCGGCCGGCTGGTCAGCGCCCCGCAGGGGTCGCGTCCGGATGTGATCCGGACCAGACGCGCTCTGCTCTGGCTGCCGGTGTCCGCGGTCACCGGCCTGACCATGGGGCTGTACGGGCTGCTGGTCGTCGGCAACATCGTCACGGCGGGGATCGCCACCGCGCTGTGGTGGGCGTTTCCGCCGGACGCCGGCCCGCGGTTGTTCCTCGACATCCCGGTGACCAGCTGGCCGGTGGCTCTCACCCTGGGTCCGCTGCAGGGCGGGATGCTCGTCGTGGTGGCCTATCTGTCTTTCCCGATGGTCGCCCGGGAGCACGCCAGGGTGTGCCTCGCCACGGTGTCGCAGTCGGCCGCCGAGCAGCTCGCCGAGCGGGTCGTCGTGCTGACCCGCACCCGGGCCGAGGTCCTCGACGCGCACGGAGCGGAGCTGCGCCGGATCGAGCGCGACCTGCACGACGGCACCCAGGCCCGGCTGGTGGCGATCGCGATGCGGCTGGCGGTGGCCCGGCAGGCGTTCGCCGAGGAGCCGCGGGACGACGCGTTCGTGGCCGGGCTGCTCCGGGACGCGCACGAGGGCACCGAGGAGGCGATGGCCGAGCTGCGCGAGGTGATCCAGAGCGTCTATCCGCCGATCCTCGCCGACCGCGGGCTGGACGGCGCGCTCACCGCGGTGATCACCCGGTGTACTGTGCCGACCCGGCTGGAGATGGGCGACGTGGACCGGGTTCCGGCGGCGGTGGAGGCGATCGTCTATTTCGCCGTCGCGGAGGCGCTCACCAACGTCGCCAAGCACAGTGGAGCGACTGCGGCCGCCGTCCGGGTCGGCCGCGCCGGGAAGTGGCTGTCGGTGGTGATCACCGACGACGGCGCGGGCGGCGCGGACGAGCAGCGGGGCACCGGCCTCGCCGGGATCCGCCGCCGCGTCCTGGCGCTGGACGGCGCCGTCAACCTGGTCAGCCCGGCCGGCGGCCCGACCGTCCTCACCGTGGAGTTGCCATGCGAGTGCTGACCGCCTCCGACAGCCGGACCGCGCCGACCGTGGATCCACCAGGTCAGCTGACCACCTCCGGCAGCCAGGCCGCGCCGACCGTGCGGCCGCCAAGTCAGCTGACCACCTCCGAGAGCCAAGACGCGCTGACCGTGGAGCTGCCGTGCGGGTGGTGATCGCCGAGGACAACGTGCTGCTGTCCACCGGCCTGGAGCTGCTGCTGGGCCGGGCGGGTTGTCAGGTCGTGGCCGTCGCCGACGACGCGGACGGGTTCCTCGCGGCCGTGCGGGAGCATCGGCCGGATGTCACGATCGTGGACGTCCGGCTTCCGCCGTCGTTCCGCGACGAGGGGATCCGCGCCGCCCTGCAGGCTCGCCGGGAGCATCCCGGGCTGCCGGTGCTGGTGCTGTCGCAGTATGTCGAGCAGCAGTATGCCGCCGAGCTGCTCAGCGCCTCCGACGGTGGCGTCGGCTACCTGCTCAAGGATCGGGTCAGCCGGGTGGACGGGTTCGTCGACGCGCTGCGCCGGGTCGCCGCCGGTGGCACCGCCATGGATCCGGAGGTGATCGCGCAGCTGGTCCAGCGGGCCGGGGATCCGATCGACGCTCTCACGCCGCGCGAGCGGGAGGTGCTCGCGTTGATGGCGCAGGGCCACGACAACACCGCCCTCGCCGAGCGGCTGGTGATCACCGACAATGCCGTCCACAAGCACATCGGCAACATCTTCGCCAAGCTGGGCCTGGCGGCGACCGACAGTGGTCACCGCCGGGTGCTGGCGGTCCTCGCCTACCTCAACTCCGCGGGGCCGAATTGAGGCGGGACCGGACCGAGGCAGGACCCGACCGAGGCGGGACCGGACCGCGGCGGGACCGGACCGAGCCAGGACCCGACCGAGGCGGGACCGGACCGAGGCGGGACCCGACCGAGGCGGGACCAGACCCAGGCGGGACCAGACCCAGGCGGGACCAGACCCAGGCCGCCCGACGATGCGACGGGGTAAGACGGAGGCGCCTGCCCACGCCGCTGTCGGTCACGTCCGGCTGGCGCCCGCCTCCGGGCCCGCCAAGCGCTGGGCCAGCCAGACCGGGATGACGGAGAGGACGATCAGGACCGCCGCGACGACGTTGACGATCGGAGCCTGGTTGGGGCGGAACAGGTTGTTGAAGATCCAGATCGGGAGGGTGGTCACCCCGGGACCGGCCGTGAACGTGGTCACGATGATCTCGTCGAAGGAGAGCGCGAAGGCGAGCAGTCCACCCGCCAGCAACGCCGACCGGATCAACGGGAAGGTCACGAACCGGAAAGTCTGTGACGGTGACGCGCCGAGATCCGCCGATGCGTCCTCGAGGTTGGTGCCGGTGCGGCGCAGCCGCGCCAGCACGTTGTTGTAGACCGTGACCACGCAGAACGTGGCATGCCCGACGATCACCGAGAACATGCCCTTGCCGATCCCGAGGTCGCCCATCACCGAGCGCCAGGCACTGTCCAGCGCGATGCCGGTGACGATGCCGGGCAACGCGATCGGCAGCACGATCAGCAGCGAGACGGTGTCCCGCCCGAAGAACGCGAAACGCTGCACCGCGAACGCCACCATCGTGCCCAGCACCAGCGCGATCACGGTCGCCCCGAGGCCGGCCCGCACCGAGGTGATCAGCGCTTGCCGGGCACCGTCGTTCTCCCAGGCCGCCGCCCACCACCGCGTCGTCAGATCGTGCGGCGGCCAGGCGAAGGTCCGGTCCCCGTTGAACGAGTTCACCAGCACGAGAAGCAACGGCACGTAGATGAAGGTCAGCCCGACGCCCATGAAGACGCGCAGCGCCCAGCGGGCCGGTCCGGACAGTGTCACAACTCCTCCAGGGCGCCGGAGCGGCGGACCGCGACCAGGTAGATCACCATGATGACCACCGGGATGGTGGCGATCGCCGCGGCGAACGGCAGGTTGTTGGCCGCGCCGATGTTGGCGTAGACGAGGTTGCCGATCAGTTGGGTCTTGCCGCCGACGATCTGCACGGCGATGTAGTCGCCCAGCGACAGCGAGAACGTGAAGATCGACCCGGCGAAGATCGACGGGATCAGGATCGGCAGCACCACCGCGCGGAGGGTGCGTCCAGCGCGCGCCCCGAGGTCGGCGGACGCCTCCAGCAGCGAGTCCGGGAGGCGTTCCAGTCCGGCGTAGATCGGCAGGATCATGTAGGGCAACCAGAGATAGGCGAGCACCAGGATCGTGGCGAACAATCCGTAACCGGGGCCGTTCCCGGGGCCGCCCAGCAGCGTGTCGATCGGTCCGCCGTTGGCCAGCAGGATCCGCCAGGCATAGGCCTTCACCAGGTACGACGCCCACAGTGGAGTGAGGATCGCGATCACCAGCCAGTGCCGCGACCGCGCCGACGCCACCTTGGCCATGAAGAACGCCATCGGCACCGCCAGCACGACGCAGATCGCGGTCACCGCGGCCGCCACCCCGAGACTGCGCAGGGTGACGGCACGGTAGACCTCCTCGGTGAGCAGGGTCCGGAAGTTCGCGAGCGAGAACTCCCGGACCACTCCCCCGGTGAACCCGTTGACCGTCCAGAAGGCCGACACCAGCAGCACGGTGAGCGCGCCCAGATAGGCCACCACCAGCCAGAGCAGGGGCGCGGAGAGCAACGCGGCCAGGCGCAGCCGTGGATGCCGGTGCAGGTAGCTCATCTCAGCCCTTGATCGTCGTCCAGGCCTGGGTCCAGGCCGAGTAGTCCTTGCAGGTCACATCGGTACGCCCGTCCACGCACCGGGCGAGCGGCGTGGTCCAGTACCAGACCTGGTCGAAGTAGCTCTCGTCCTCGGCGTGGAACGTGGTGCAGTGGTTCTTGTCGGTGGTCTCGCCGCACGACAGCTTGTTCGCCGGCGCCTCCCCGAACCACTCGGCCACCTGGGCGTTGGCCTTCGGCGAGACGATGTGGTTCATCCACAGGTAGCCGCAGTTCGGGTGCTTGGCCTTCGACGAGATCATCCAGGTGTCGGACCAGCCGGTCGCGCCCTCGCTCGGCAGGATCGCCTCGACCGGCGTCTTGTCGGCCTTGGTGAGGTTCGCGATGACCTGCCAGGAGGTGCCGATCACCGAGTTGCCGGACTTGAAGGCCTGCACCTCCTTGGTGTAGTCCGACCAGTACTCGCCGATCATCTTGTTCTGCTCCTTGAGCAGGTCGACGGAGGCCTGGAACTGTTTGTCGTCGAGCGCGTACGGGTTCTTGATGCCCAGGTCCGGCTGGGTCTTCATCAGGTAGAGCGCGGCGTCCGCGATGTAGATCGGCGAGTCGTACGCGGTGATCTTCCCTCGGTAAGGTGAGTTCGGGTCGAACACCGCGCCCCACGAGGTCGGCGCCGGCTTGACCGTGTCGGTCCGGTACATCAGCAGGTTGGCCCCGCGGCCGTGCGGCACGCCGTAGGCGACCCCGTCGACCGAGTTCCAGGTCTTGTTCTTCAGGCCGTCGAAGATGTCCTTGTAGTTGGCGACCAGGTCGGTGTTGACCGGCGCCACGTCCCCGCCGTAGATCAGCCGCAGCGACGCGTCGCCGGAGGCGGACACCACGTCGTAGTCGCCGGTCTTCATCAGCGTGACCATCTCGTCCGAGGTGGCCGCGACCTTGTTGTTGACCTGGCAGCCGGTCTCCTTCTCGAAGGGGGTCACCCAGTCGACGCTCTTGTCGGTGGAGCCGTCCTCCACGTAGCCGGCCCAGGAGACGACGTTCACCGCTCCCTCACCGGCACCCAGCGCGGTCAGTTTGTCGACCTTCGGGACCGGCATGCCGCCGGGACCGGACCCGGTGCCGCCGCTGTCGCCGCCACCGCCGCAGCCGGCGAGCGCGAGCATGCCTGCCGCCAGCGCCGCCATGATCGTCTTTCCGCTATCGCGCATGCGCCTACCCCTTAGATCTCGACGATGTGGTCGTCATGCCAGCTCAGGAGCACCCGGTGACCGCGGGCGACCAGCGGGGTGCCGTTGTGGCGGTTCTGCGCGACGACCACGGCGCGGGCGCCCGCGTCGAGGTCGACGACGTATCGGGTGATCGGCCCGGCGTAGACCACCTCGGCGACCACGCCGTTGCCGTCGTCGTCCGCGGCGAGGTCGAGCTTCTCCGGCCGGATCGAGAAGGTGCCCTCGCGCCGGAGCAGCGCCTTCGCCACGTCGCCGGTGAACACGTTGGAGGTGCCGACGAACCCGGCGACGAACGAGGTGGCCGGCCTCTCGTAGATCTCCTCCGGGGTGCCCACCTGGGCGATCCGGCCGGCCTCGAAGACCGCGACCCGGTCGCTCATGGTCAGCGCCTCGTCCTGGTCGTGGGTGACGAAGACGAACGTGATGCCGACCTCGCGCTGGATCGCCTCCAGCTCGACCTGCATCTGTTCGCGCAGCTTGCGGTCCAGGGCGCCGAGCGGCTCGTCGAGCAGCAGCACCTTGGGCCGGTTCACCAGGGCCCGGGCGAGCGCCACCCGCTGCCGCTGACCGCCGGACATCGCGGACGGCTTGCGGCCGCCGAAACCCTCCAGGCGTACGGATGCCAGCGCCCGCTCGGCCCGCTCCCGCCGCTCCCGTCGGCCGACCTTGCGCACCTTCAGTCCGTACTCGACGTTCTCCAGCACGCTCAGGTGCGGGAACAGCGCGTAGTCCTGGAAGACCGTGTTCACGTCCCGCTCGAACGGCGCCAGCCGGGTCACGTCCCGGCCGCCCAGCTCGACCGTCCCGGCGGTCGGCAGTTCGAACCCGGCCACCATCCGCAGCACCGTGGTCTTGCCCGACCCGGACGGCCCGAGCATCGAGAAGAACTCGCCGTCCGCGATCTCCAGGTCGACTCCGGCCACCGCCTCGACGGCGCCGAACGACTTGCGGAGCCCGGTGAGCCGGATCGCCGGGGTGGGTGTGTCGGTCACGGAGACGCCCTTCTTCCTGCCGAAGTGGCGAAAACGTATGGCGTCAGACTTTAAACATCAAGATCCTCCGGTAACGCTCGCGTTAACTGCCATGAGGGACAATCACCGGCATGGGGACGCGCCGATCGAGTACGCCGCCGCGGGTGTTCACACCCCTGGATCCGCACAGCCGCGCGGAGACCGTGGTCCGGCGCCTCACCGACGCGATCACCTTCGGCCTGCTCACCGACGCCGAGCAGCTCCCCAGCGAGGCCGAGCTGGCGGCCCAGTTCGGGGTCTCCCGGGTCACCGTGCGGGAGGCGCTGGTCACCCTGCGCCAGCAGAACCTGGTGGAGACCCGTCGCGGCCGGGGCGGCGGGAGTTTCGTCCGGGCGCCGGCCGCCGGCCTCGCCCCGTCGCTGCGGTCCCGGCTCGCCGCGACCAGCCTGCCCCAGCTGCGCGACACCGCCGACCACTACGCGGCGATCGCCGGGACCGCGGCCCGGCTGGCCGCCCAGCGCGCCGACGCCGACGACGTGCGGCGGATCGAGGAGGAGCTCGACGACCGGGGCCGCCCGCCGCACCGGGTGGAGCGGGCCTTCCACCTGGAGGTCGCCGCGGTCGCCCAGTCGGCCCGGCTGGCGCACGAGGAGGTGACCTTCGCGGCCGAGCTGGGCACCCTGCTGTGGTCGCCGATCGTGCCGGGCCCCGGCGACTCGCACGCCGACCACGCCCGGATCGCGGCCGCGATCGCCGCCGGTGACGGCGATCTGGCCCGCCGGCTCACCGAGGAGCACATCGCGCGGGCCGTCGAGCGTCTGATAAACCTTCATTTGACGCTGGTCGACCCCTGACCGCCCGTCGTCCGAGCCGAGGTGGGTCCCGTGGGACAGACGACTACCCGCAGCACCGCGATGACCGGTCCCGCCCTGGCCGACCACGTGGCGGCCCTCGCCGAGCAGGTCTTCGCCACCGCTGACCGGCTGCGCCAGGGCGCCGAGGAGATCTTCGCGGTCGCCGGACGCGCCGGCCGGCCGGTCACCTCCGCCGACCTCACCCCGCTGCGCCCGCGGGTGATCGCCGCGCTGGGCGGCCTGATCACCGGCGCCGGCGTGATCACCGGGCCGCTCACCGACGACCTGCCCGGCCTGGAGTGGTGGATGGGCTCCGGCCCGGAGCAGCGGTCCCGCCTGGTGCTCGACGTCGACCCGGACAGCGACACCTTCGTCGACCTGTCCCGGCTGCCCTGGTTCGCGGTGCCCCGGGAGACCGGCCGCCGGCACGTCACCGGGCCCTATGTGGACTATGTCTGCGCCGAGGAGTACACGCTGACCTTCACCGTCCCGGTCCGCGACGGCGCCGCCGTCACCGGGATCGCCGGCGCGGACGTCACCGTCGGCGACCTGGAGCGCGCCCTGCGTCCCGCGATGCGCCCGGCCGGCTCGACGGTCGCGCTGGTCAACACCCATGGCCGGGTGATCGCCGGCAGCACCGCCCAGCACATCACCGGCTCGCTGATCCGCGATCCGCAGATCCGCGCCGCCCTCGACGAGCGCACCACTCGAACGCTGCCCGGCGGCGTCCGCATCGACCCGTGCACCGCCCTGCCACTCGCGGTGATCACCTGGCGGCGCGGCTGAGACCGCCGCCACGCCTGCGGTCCGCGCCTGAGCAGATCGCTTCGGCTTTCCGGTACGACCTCAGCCGGACCTCGATGTGACGCCAATCTCGCCGCTCTATCGGCTTTCCGGCACCGCGAGGGCGGATTACGGCCTACCGGCTGCGACCAAGATCTGTCAAGATGACTGCCTTCAGCCAGACATTTGAAAATTTGATCGACTCGACAGGCAACTTCTCGGACCTCAGCCGCGTCTTATGGTGTGCGGCGACCGACGGCGCCGACCGGGACCCCCTCGATTGTGAGAGCCATGATTCAGCGACGTAAGGTCATCATCGGCACACTTGGTGTGGCCGCAGCCGCCACCGCCGCCGGGTGTTCCTCACGCAGCAAGGCGGGCAGCGACGGCGCCGCGACGACGAACTGGGTGGAGCCGGTCGCCGAGTCGGCCACCGAGCCGTCGGCCGCGCCGGTCACCCTGACCGTGACGCCGGCGCACGGGACCAAAGAGGTCTCCCCGGTGAAACCGATCACCGTCGCCGCGTCCAACGGCACGCTGAAATCGGTCACCGTCACCAGCGGCAAGTCGAAGATCAGCGGCGAGATGCAGTCCGACGGCACCTGGCAGTCGACCGAGGAGCTGGACTACAGCAAGACCTACAAGGTCGTCGCGACCACCAGCGACAGCACCGGCACGACCGCCGCGCACACCTCCAGCTTCGCCACCATCAAGCCGGACAGCCTGGCCAGAGTCACCTTCCAGGCAAACGGTCTGGCCTCGCTGAAGACCGGCGGGACCTACGGCGCCGGCCAGCCGGTGATCGTCGCGTTCAGCCGCTCGGTCAACAAGAAGGCGGCCGAGCAGGCCATCGAGATCACCACCTCGCCGTCCGTCCAGGGCAAGTTCTACTGGGCCGACGACAAGACCGTGCACTGGCGCCCGGCGAAATACTGGGCCAAGGGCACCACCGTCAAGGTGAAGGTCAACGCGCTCGGCGTGAAGCTGGGCAAGGGCGTCTACGGCGCGAAGAACTCGTCGACCCACTTCACCATCGGCCGTCAGCTGATCGCGCTCGCCGACACCCGCACCCACATGACGAAGGTGTACATCGACGGCAAGCTCGTCCGCTCCATGAAGAGCAGCTTCGGCAAGGGCGGCGGCACCACCGGGGCGCAGGGGCAGAAGGTGAGTTTCTGGACGGCCGGCGGCCCGCACATCGTGCTGTCCAAGGAGCGGAAGCACAGCATGAGCTCGGCGAGTTACGGCGTGACCGACCCGAAGGACCCGAACTACTACGTCTCCCCGGACATCGAGTACTGCACCCGGATCAGCTACTCCGGCGAGTTCCTGCACGCCGCCCCGTGGAACGGTGAGCTGGGCCGGGCGAACAGGTCGCACGGCTGTGTGAACCTGAGCACGGACGACGCCAAGTGGGTCTACAACACGTTCATCCTGGGCGACATCGTCGACGTCAAGCACAGCCCGCGCGAGCTGGAGATCTGGAACGGTCTCGGCGACTGGACCGTTCCCTTCGACAAGT contains:
- a CDS encoding ABC transporter ATP-binding protein, producing the protein MSVMADQSCVVRLESVSKEYRTGRTTVRALDAVTAGFRRGSFTAVMGPSGSGKSTFLHCAAGLDRPTSGRVTLGDTELSGRSESELTELRRDRIGFVFQAYNLLPSLTVEENVTLPVRLADHRTDPVSVREVLAAVGLAEHGRRRPSELSGGQQQRVAIARALITRPELVVADEPTGALDTRSSRQVLELLRHVVDELGQTVLMVTHDPVAASYADSVVFLADGRLAGDLSRPTPDQVAARLTHLGE
- a CDS encoding sensor histidine kinase — encoded protein: MPETRLTARSSGAYLLAALLAGVVSLAALPVLCVPPVARGWARWHGRRAGRLVSAPQGSRPDVIRTRRALLWLPVSAVTGLTMGLYGLLVVGNIVTAGIATALWWAFPPDAGPRLFLDIPVTSWPVALTLGPLQGGMLVVVAYLSFPMVAREHARVCLATVSQSAAEQLAERVVVLTRTRAEVLDAHGAELRRIERDLHDGTQARLVAIAMRLAVARQAFAEEPRDDAFVAGLLRDAHEGTEEAMAELREVIQSVYPPILADRGLDGALTAVITRCTVPTRLEMGDVDRVPAAVEAIVYFAVAEALTNVAKHSGATAAAVRVGRAGKWLSVVITDDGAGGADEQRGTGLAGIRRRVLALDGAVNLVSPAGGPTVLTVELPCEC
- a CDS encoding response regulator, whose product is MRVVIAEDNVLLSTGLELLLGRAGCQVVAVADDADGFLAAVREHRPDVTIVDVRLPPSFRDEGIRAALQARREHPGLPVLVLSQYVEQQYAAELLSASDGGVGYLLKDRVSRVDGFVDALRRVAAGGTAMDPEVIAQLVQRAGDPIDALTPREREVLALMAQGHDNTALAERLVITDNAVHKHIGNIFAKLGLAATDSGHRRVLAVLAYLNSAGPN
- a CDS encoding ABC transporter permease, giving the protein MTLSGPARWALRVFMGVGLTFIYVPLLLVLVNSFNGDRTFAWPPHDLTTRWWAAAWENDGARQALITSVRAGLGATVIALVLGTMVAFAVQRFAFFGRDTVSLLIVLPIALPGIVTGIALDSAWRSVMGDLGIGKGMFSVIVGHATFCVVTVYNNVLARLRRTGTNLEDASADLGASPSQTFRFVTFPLIRSALLAGGLLAFALSFDEIIVTTFTAGPGVTTLPIWIFNNLFRPNQAPIVNVVAAVLIVLSVIPVWLAQRLAGPEAGASRT
- a CDS encoding ABC transporter permease; this translates as MSYLHRHPRLRLAALLSAPLLWLVVAYLGALTVLLVSAFWTVNGFTGGVVREFSLANFRTLLTEEVYRAVTLRSLGVAAAVTAICVVLAVPMAFFMAKVASARSRHWLVIAILTPLWASYLVKAYAWRILLANGGPIDTLLGGPGNGPGYGLFATILVLAYLWLPYMILPIYAGLERLPDSLLEASADLGARAGRTLRAVVLPILIPSIFAGSIFTFSLSLGDYIAVQIVGGKTQLIGNLVYANIGAANNLPFAAAIATIPVVIMVIYLVAVRRSGALEEL
- a CDS encoding ABC transporter substrate-binding protein, with the translated sequence MRDSGKTIMAALAAGMLALAGCGGGGDSGGTGSGPGGMPVPKVDKLTALGAGEGAVNVVSWAGYVEDGSTDKSVDWVTPFEKETGCQVNNKVAATSDEMVTLMKTGDYDVVSASGDASLRLIYGGDVAPVNTDLVANYKDIFDGLKNKTWNSVDGVAYGVPHGRGANLLMYRTDTVKPAPTSWGAVFDPNSPYRGKITAYDSPIYIADAALYLMKTQPDLGIKNPYALDDKQFQASVDLLKEQNKMIGEYWSDYTKEVQAFKSGNSVIGTSWQVIANLTKADKTPVEAILPSEGATGWSDTWMISSKAKHPNCGYLWMNHIVSPKANAQVAEWFGEAPANKLSCGETTDKNHCTTFHAEDESYFDQVWYWTTPLARCVDGRTDVTCKDYSAWTQAWTTIKG
- a CDS encoding ABC transporter ATP-binding protein, which codes for MTDTPTPAIRLTGLRKSFGAVEAVAGVDLEIADGEFFSMLGPSGSGKTTVLRMVAGFELPTAGTVELGGRDVTRLAPFERDVNTVFQDYALFPHLSVLENVEYGLKVRKVGRRERRERAERALASVRLEGFGGRKPSAMSGGQRQRVALARALVNRPKVLLLDEPLGALDRKLREQMQVELEAIQREVGITFVFVTHDQDEALTMSDRVAVFEAGRIAQVGTPEEIYERPATSFVAGFVGTSNVFTGDVAKALLRREGTFSIRPEKLDLAADDDGNGVVAEVVYAGPITRYVVDLDAGARAVVVAQNRHNGTPLVARGHRVLLSWHDDHIVEI
- a CDS encoding FadR/GntR family transcriptional regulator → MFTPLDPHSRAETVVRRLTDAITFGLLTDAEQLPSEAELAAQFGVSRVTVREALVTLRQQNLVETRRGRGGGSFVRAPAAGLAPSLRSRLAATSLPQLRDTADHYAAIAGTAARLAAQRADADDVRRIEEELDDRGRPPHRVERAFHLEVAAVAQSARLAHEEVTFAAELGTLLWSPIVPGPGDSHADHARIAAAIAAGDGDLARRLTEEHIARAVERLINLHLTLVDP
- a CDS encoding cache domain-containing protein; translated protein: MGQTTTRSTAMTGPALADHVAALAEQVFATADRLRQGAEEIFAVAGRAGRPVTSADLTPLRPRVIAALGGLITGAGVITGPLTDDLPGLEWWMGSGPEQRSRLVLDVDPDSDTFVDLSRLPWFAVPRETGRRHVTGPYVDYVCAEEYTLTFTVPVRDGAAVTGIAGADVTVGDLERALRPAMRPAGSTVALVNTHGRVIAGSTAQHITGSLIRDPQIRAALDERTTRTLPGGVRIDPCTALPLAVITWRRG
- a CDS encoding L,D-transpeptidase; the protein is MIQRRKVIIGTLGVAAAATAAGCSSRSKAGSDGAATTNWVEPVAESATEPSAAPVTLTVTPAHGTKEVSPVKPITVAASNGTLKSVTVTSGKSKISGEMQSDGTWQSTEELDYSKTYKVVATTSDSTGTTAAHTSSFATIKPDSLARVTFQANGLASLKTGGTYGAGQPVIVAFSRSVNKKAAEQAIEITTSPSVQGKFYWADDKTVHWRPAKYWAKGTTVKVKVNALGVKLGKGVYGAKNSSTHFTIGRQLIALADTRTHMTKVYIDGKLVRSMKSSFGKGGGTTGAQGQKVSFWTAGGPHIVLSKERKHSMSSASYGVTDPKDPNYYVSPDIEYCTRISYSGEFLHAAPWNGELGRANRSHGCVNLSTDDAKWVYNTFILGDIVDVKHSPRELEIWNGLGDWTVPFDKYGA